One genomic segment of Novisyntrophococcus fermenticellae includes these proteins:
- a CDS encoding ABC transporter substrate-binding protein codes for MRLKRALTLLAVIVFLILCGVNLNFISENKSISQPKSNENQMLRVLAPYQSRLQQQILKEIAKDYENQAENVMVEIEFLNREEYKKEIAMRMDSGENVDLIICDGAIMPALIDMGVFQDMSRHITVEKKNSIRYQGLWDSVKSNGKYYGIPFTCDPYVLFYNKDILDKKELSLPQDWGELVTLSSNIQEYGSKGFGFPALTQDERTAFYSCMLYSMGGNYRNINREGGIQALDVIATLKTRKNIPRDIINWSKEDLAYAFAKGQVEMMANSLSSISILRSTHMNFQPGITCLPGEIKTSCILMGENVGVTAQAASGAMDFLDYLYEPEVMERITYAMDTLPVLQNDHYRMKKIRPDDGEKLADIFLEEGYTIESHDAWFEISAAISDGVYKVLDPGTEESKEAISAEMHEKVKVSILEK; via the coding sequence ATGAGACTGAAACGGGCACTGACGCTTCTGGCGGTGATTGTGTTTCTGATTCTCTGTGGTGTAAACCTTAACTTTATCTCAGAAAACAAGAGTATCAGCCAGCCTAAGTCGAATGAAAATCAAATGCTTCGAGTACTGGCTCCTTATCAATCCAGGCTGCAGCAGCAGATATTAAAGGAAATTGCAAAGGATTATGAGAACCAGGCAGAAAATGTCATGGTGGAGATAGAATTTCTGAACAGGGAAGAGTATAAAAAAGAAATTGCCATGCGCATGGACAGTGGAGAAAATGTCGACCTGATTATCTGTGACGGAGCCATTATGCCGGCGCTGATTGATATGGGGGTCTTTCAGGATATGTCCCGCCATATAACGGTGGAAAAGAAGAACAGCATCCGATACCAGGGGCTGTGGGACAGCGTGAAGTCAAATGGGAAATATTACGGAATTCCTTTTACCTGCGATCCGTATGTGCTGTTCTACAACAAAGATATACTGGATAAGAAAGAACTTTCGCTTCCACAGGACTGGGGGGAGCTGGTGACTTTAAGCAGTAACATACAGGAATATGGAAGCAAGGGGTTTGGGTTTCCGGCGCTTACGCAGGATGAACGCACCGCATTCTATTCCTGCATGCTATACAGCATGGGCGGAAACTATCGGAATATTAACAGAGAAGGAGGAATTCAGGCTCTGGATGTCATTGCTACCCTGAAAACCCGTAAAAATATTCCCAGAGATATAATTAACTGGTCGAAAGAAGACCTGGCTTATGCTTTTGCAAAAGGACAGGTGGAGATGATGGCCAATAGTTTAAGCAGCATCAGTATCCTAAGAAGTACACATATGAACTTCCAGCCGGGGATTACCTGCCTTCCGGGTGAAATTAAGACGTCCTGCATCCTTATGGGGGAGAATGTCGGAGTGACAGCGCAGGCAGCTTCCGGGGCGATGGATTTTCTGGACTACCTTTACGAACCAGAGGTGATGGAGCGCATTACGTATGCCATGGATACCCTCCCCGTTCTCCAAAACGACCATTACCGTATGAAAAAAATCAGGCCCGATGACGGGGAAAAGCTGGCAGACATCTTTCTCGAGGAGGGGTATACAATTGAATCTCACGATGCGTGGTTTGAGATATCAGCGGCAATATCAGACGGCGTATATAAGGTGTTGGATCCCGGAACGGAGGAAAGTAAAGAGGCAATCAGCGCAGAGATGCATGAAAAGGTAAAGGTGTCAATCCTGGAAAAATGA
- a CDS encoding IS110 family RNA-guided transposase codes for MNPLYVGIDVSSKSNVVYFMLPDGNKHSNFSVANSQDGSVQLVKRICSALNSQSLDTVLIGLESTSVYGDNLVYFLREDASLASFNRKIHVLNPKQVKKFKDAYNDLPKNDYVDSFVIADCLRFGRINKEVYIGDYHYKALQNLTRARYFTVCNLIKEKQRFMNVLFKKYSTMTQEKVFSDTFSTTALAVYDEFESAEALAYMDLHELTAFIMEKGKNRFPDPDAVAKAIQKAARSSYRLPKTVNDSVNQVLSISITSIKALEAQIKEFDKAISAQMELLQNVLISIPGIGPVYSAGIMAEIGDINRFENQAQLAKYAGLAWTQHQSGDFEAQNTRLIRSGNRFLKYYLCEAAFSLVRCDKEYKAFYHQKYKEVNRYQHKRALALTARKFVRLVFTLLKDNRLYRPAE; via the coding sequence ATGAACCCACTTTACGTCGGAATTGATGTAAGCAGCAAATCCAATGTCGTTTATTTTATGCTGCCTGATGGTAACAAACATAGTAACTTCTCAGTTGCTAACTCACAGGATGGTTCTGTTCAGTTGGTAAAAAGAATCTGTTCTGCTTTAAATTCTCAGTCCCTTGACACCGTCCTCATAGGTCTCGAATCAACATCTGTCTATGGTGACAATCTCGTGTATTTCTTAAGGGAAGATGCATCTCTTGCATCCTTTAACAGAAAGATTCATGTCCTCAACCCCAAGCAGGTTAAAAAGTTTAAGGATGCTTATAATGACCTGCCAAAGAATGATTATGTGGACTCTTTTGTCATTGCTGACTGCCTGCGTTTTGGAAGAATCAACAAAGAGGTATACATAGGAGATTATCACTACAAAGCTCTCCAAAACCTCACACGCGCACGATACTTTACCGTCTGCAACCTCATCAAAGAAAAGCAACGGTTTATGAATGTGCTGTTTAAGAAGTATTCAACCATGACACAGGAGAAGGTATTTTCAGATACCTTCAGTACGACCGCCCTTGCTGTCTACGATGAATTTGAATCCGCAGAAGCACTGGCATATATGGACTTACATGAACTGACCGCTTTTATCATGGAAAAAGGAAAGAACCGCTTTCCAGATCCCGATGCGGTAGCCAAAGCCATTCAGAAAGCTGCCCGGAGTTCCTACCGTTTACCCAAGACGGTAAATGACTCTGTAAATCAGGTACTTTCCATATCCATAACCTCCATAAAGGCATTGGAAGCGCAAATCAAAGAGTTCGATAAAGCAATCTCTGCTCAAATGGAACTCCTTCAAAACGTATTGATATCTATACCTGGAATCGGTCCCGTTTATTCTGCCGGTATCATGGCAGAGATTGGAGATATCAACCGTTTTGAAAATCAGGCGCAGCTTGCGAAATATGCAGGTCTTGCCTGGACTCAGCACCAGTCTGGTGATTTTGAAGCACAAAACACAAGGCTCATCAGGTCTGGTAACCGATTTTTAAAGTATTATCTGTGTGAAGCTGCATTCTCTCTTGTAAGATGCGACAAGGAGTACAAAGCTTTTTATCACCAAAAGTACAAAGAGGTGAACAGATATCAACACAAACGTGCACTCGCATTAACTGCCCGTAAATTTGTGCGGTTAGTCTTTACGCTACTGAAAGACAACCGCCTATATCGCCCAGCAGAATAG
- a CDS encoding response regulator: protein MRIVVVEDEPKTREGLLNIIKEYTDYEIAGVCQDGAEGLETIRKYEPDLVITDIKMPRMDGLKMLEKLREDHIEVPVILLTGYSDFEYARRALQLRVVEYALKPLDVDEFMKTLQETEIRIEKKKIEKITADQMIWSYLSEPEDSSGQMMELLKETLKINERIQTTLFLIRPCSMATETLQEMIRSTQERMDILCMENYHIFQIPQESGYCVMIVDTEKNHNLKQIFEKRIFKELCKESPARCSMAAAMGLEGFRGIIAKLQTLLKHTFSLPVGTVIDSELAENVVYQKLEYPDYLEQQIIRNIRNGSREKIAEDGEKFRLKVIESEGCPECIHEYTLRFAAAILRVAGEIKGDLGQETGIPYIMNGIASSETRDEMSYQLEKIIHAVAKEENDFVITENGMILNVLNFIRENYGHDITLSDAASCCGVTPEYLSRIFSHEMGVNFTAFLQNFRVSMAKQLLYTGNHKVYEVAEAVGFHDQKYFTKVFKKLCGVTPAEYKKSSGVMSSGK, encoded by the coding sequence ATGCGTATCGTTGTAGTGGAGGATGAGCCAAAAACCCGGGAAGGCCTGCTGAATATCATAAAAGAATACACGGATTATGAGATTGCAGGTGTATGCCAGGATGGAGCAGAAGGACTGGAAACAATCCGCAAATATGAGCCGGATCTTGTGATTACGGATATTAAGATGCCCCGTATGGACGGGCTTAAGATGTTGGAGAAACTCAGGGAGGATCATATTGAGGTTCCGGTCATTCTGCTGACCGGATATTCAGACTTTGAATATGCAAGGAGAGCTCTTCAGCTCCGGGTGGTGGAATACGCATTGAAGCCATTAGATGTGGATGAATTCATGAAAACCCTTCAGGAAACAGAAATTCGGATTGAGAAGAAAAAAATAGAAAAGATTACTGCCGACCAGATGATCTGGAGCTACCTGTCTGAGCCTGAGGATTCATCCGGTCAGATGATGGAGCTTTTGAAGGAGACCCTCAAAATCAATGAAAGGATTCAAACCACATTATTTCTGATCAGACCCTGCAGCATGGCGACAGAGACACTTCAGGAGATGATACGCAGCACCCAGGAAAGAATGGATATTTTATGTATGGAGAACTATCATATTTTCCAGATTCCGCAGGAATCCGGATACTGTGTCATGATTGTGGACACTGAAAAAAATCATAATCTGAAACAAATATTTGAAAAACGGATATTTAAAGAACTTTGCAAGGAGTCTCCCGCAAGATGCAGCATGGCGGCTGCCATGGGGCTGGAAGGCTTCCGGGGAATAATAGCCAAGCTTCAGACGCTGTTAAAGCACACATTTTCTCTGCCTGTTGGAACGGTTATTGACAGTGAGCTGGCAGAAAACGTGGTATATCAGAAGTTAGAGTATCCGGATTATCTGGAGCAGCAGATTATCCGGAATATCAGAAATGGCAGCAGGGAAAAGATTGCGGAGGATGGAGAAAAATTCCGGCTGAAGGTGATAGAAAGTGAAGGATGTCCGGAATGTATACATGAGTATACGCTGCGGTTTGCAGCTGCAATTCTGCGTGTGGCCGGGGAAATAAAAGGAGATTTGGGGCAGGAGACAGGCATCCCTTATATTATGAATGGAATTGCCTCCAGTGAAACCAGGGATGAGATGAGCTATCAGCTTGAGAAAATCATCCATGCGGTTGCAAAAGAAGAAAATGACTTTGTTATAACAGAAAATGGCATGATATTGAATGTGCTTAACTTTATCCGGGAGAATTACGGACATGATATTACGTTAAGCGATGCGGCTTCCTGCTGCGGCGTGACGCCTGAATATCTTTCCAGAATATTTTCCCACGAAATGGGGGTGAATTTTACTGCATTTTTACAGAATTTCAGGGTGAGTATGGCGAAACAGCTGCTCTATACAGGGAATCATAAAGTGTATGAGGTGGCTGAGGCAGTGGGATTTCACGATCAAAAGTATTTTACCAAGGTATTTAAAAAGCTTTGCGGCGTAACGCCGGCAGAATACAAAAAGTCCAGCGGTGTGATGTCAAGTGGGAAATGA